The following are from one region of the Escherichia sp. E4742 genome:
- the smg gene encoding DUF494 family protein Smg has protein sequence MFDVLMYLFETYIHTEAELRVDQDKLEQDLTDAGFEREDIYNALLWLEKLADYQEGLAEPMQLASDPLSMRIYTPEECERLDASCRGFLLFLEQIQVLNLETREMVIERVLALDNAEFELDDLKWVILMVLFNIPGCENAYQQMEELLFEVNEGMLH, from the coding sequence ATGTTCGACGTACTAATGTATTTGTTTGAAACCTATATTCACACTGAAGCTGAGTTGCGTGTGGATCAAGACAAACTTGAACAGGATCTTACCGACGCAGGTTTTGAGCGAGAAGATATCTACAATGCCCTGCTATGGCTGGAAAAACTTGCTGATTATCAGGAAGGGTTGGCAGAACCGATGCAACTGGCCTCGGATCCTCTCTCCATGCGTATTTATACACCGGAAGAGTGTGAACGACTGGATGCCAGCTGCCGTGGGTTTCTGCTTTTCCTTGAGCAGATTCAGGTGCTCAACCTTGAAACTCGTGAAATGGTGATAGAGCGAGTGCTCGCGCTGGATAACGCAGAGTTCGAACTGGATGATCTGAAATGGGTGATCCTGATGGTGTTGTTCAACATCCCGGGCTGCGAAAATGCGTACCAGCAAATGGAAGAATTACTCTTTGAAGTGAATGAAGGTATGCTGCATTAA
- the dprA gene encoding DNA-protecting protein DprA, translating to MVDTEIWLRLMSISSLYGDDMVRIARWLAKQSHIDAVVLQQTGLTLRQAQRFLTFSQQSIESSLCWLEQPNHHLIPADSEFYPPQLIATADYPGALFVAGDLQALQSFQLAVVGSRAHSWYGERWGRLLCESLAARGVTITSGLARGIDGVAHKAAVQVNGVSIAVLGNGLNTIHPRRHARLATSLLEHGGALVSEFPLDTPPLAYNFPRRNRIISGLSKGVLVVEAALRSGSLVTARCALEQGREVFALPGPLGSPGSEGPHWLIKQGAILVTEPEEILENLQYGLHWLPDAHEKSFYSPDQEDVALPFPELLANVGDEVTPVDVVAERAGQPVPEVVTQLLELELAGWIAAVPGGYVRLRRACHVRRTNVFV from the coding sequence ATGGTCGATACCGAAATTTGGCTGCGTTTAATGAGCATCAGCAGCTTGTACGGCGATGATATGGTCCGTATTGCTCGCTGGCTGGCAAAACAGTCGCATATTGATGCGGTTGTATTGCAGCAAACAGGGCTTACATTGCGGCAGGCACAGCGCTTTCTTACATTTTCACAGCAGAGTATTGAAAGCTCACTTTGTTGGCTGGAGCAACCTAACCATCATTTAATCCCTGCGGACAGTGAATTTTATCCTCCTCAACTTATTGCAACGGCTGATTATCCAGGTGCACTGTTTGTTGCTGGTGATCTACAAGCGCTGCAATCATTTCAGTTGGCCGTAGTGGGAAGCCGGGCGCATTCATGGTATGGCGAACGGTGGGGGCGGCTGTTATGTGAGTCGCTGGCGGCGCGAGGCGTGACAATTACCAGTGGGCTGGCGCGTGGAATCGACGGTGTGGCACATAAAGCGGCGGTACAGGTAAATGGCGTTAGTATTGCGGTCTTGGGAAATGGACTCAATACCATCCATCCGCGTCGCCATGCCCGACTGGCTACCAGTCTGCTTGAACATGGTGGGGCTCTTGTCTCGGAATTTCCCCTTGATACCCCTCCTCTTGCTTACAATTTCCCGCGAAGAAATCGCATTATCAGTGGTCTAAGTAAAGGTGTACTGGTGGTGGAAGCGGCTTTGCGCAGTGGTTCACTGGTGACAGCGCGTTGTGCGCTTGAGCAGGGACGTGAAGTCTTTGCTTTGCCCGGTCCATTAGGGAGTCCCGGAAGTGAAGGCCCCCACTGGCTTATAAAACAAGGTGCGATTCTTGTGACGGAACCGGAAGAAATTCTGGAAAATTTGCAATATGGATTGCACTGGTTGCCAGATGCCCATGAAAAATCATTTTATTCACCAGATCAGGAAGACGTGGCATTGCCATTTCCTGAGCTCCTGGCTAACGTAGGAGATGAGGTAACACCTGTTGACGTCGTCGCTGAACGTGCCGGCCAACCTGTGCCAGAGGTAGTTACTCAACTACTTGAACTGGAGTTAGCAGGATGGATCGCAGCTGTACCCGGCGGCTATGTCCGATTGAGGAGGGCATGCCATGTTCGACGTACTAATGTATTTGTTTGA